The DNA region CAAAATCTCCAACAATTTTAAGGCCAAACAGATATTCGAAAAAATATTTTGAGAAACTGCatccaaaatctatggccaaacaggAGCATAACCGTTGgcctattttaaaattttgaacttGCCGTATTTTATAAAAAAGCCCTCATCTATTTTCGATCCCAACTAATCCCTCTCTACCCTTTTCTCCATTAAAAGCATATCTTCTCTATAAATGAACAAATTGTAGTAGCTAGTAATTGTGTTACTAGCAGTTTCTATTAAAATGTCGTGTTATGATTTTAGGATAATGTATTATCTAGTTCATTATAAAAATGATAATTTTGTGCAAACTTATCTGTAAATAGAATTATGGTTTCTGATAATGATAAGGAACGGTAACAATGAAGGTTCTGCTTAATTTGGAATTAGCATGTGTGTTTGTTTAGTATGGTTGGGTAATTTTGATAGTTTTTAGAATTTATGGCCTATGGGTATAAGTCATGTTTCACTATGTTTAGTCACTTCAATAAAAGATCCAGTCATAGTTAAGACGTTTTATATGCTGACCATCAACCTATCACAAGCCTCCTCTGTATCTGTGTTTAGGACTGGTTACGCGTGAAGCTAATATAGGTGTGAGTTCCATAGGTCAAAGGTGACAGTGGCAATATAGTGTGTCTAGTGGCTTCATGCATCAGTAGCTCATTGGAATGTTTACTGATGGACAATCCCTTGCACAAGTTCTTTGTGTTATCTGGTCATCTTGCAAATGTTGATCAAATGGAAAATCTGTTTATCTTTTTCTGAAGAAAGGCAATAAAAATATAAGTTCTGTTTTAATTGTGCTTAGGATTCTTTGATTTATGGCAGAACCTCAGCCGGATACGTGATTTTATATGTTGTTTGGAAATGGTAATCTGTTTAAAGAAAACTGATCTTGTATTCTGGATAATCTAGCATTCTATGTTGATAGCTGGTGGGGGCCAACTGCTACAACGGCTGTATTTATTGCAGCAGCAGTTACGGACTGGCTTGACGGATACCTTGCTCGCAAGGTTCtcatttctgctattttgaatTACATATTATCGTCTCTTCTGGAATTCTTATATTCCATATTTGCAATATCACAATTTTAGATGGTTTGACATGGCCAGATGAACTTGGGAACTGCCTTTGGTGCGTTTTTAGATCCAGTGGCTGACAAGGTATTCTCCATCGTTCTGTTTCAATTTCATCATGCTTATTGCCTGCTATTTTGGTTAGTGTACTAGCAAAATTGTCGGTGATAAGCATGAGATGTGGGGAATATTTGCTTCTAAGTATGATGTTTGAATTTTTGATAAAACTGTCTGCTCAACTGCAACAGCTGATGGTTGCTGCTACCTTGGTCTTGTTGTGCACCAAACCTTTGGAATCCAGTGTGTTTGGACAGTTGCCATGGCTATTAACTGTCCCTTCAATTGCCATAATAGGCAGGGAGGTGAGTAATAAGCTGTAGAAGCCCCTGTAATAGTATTTCCTTTAACCTACTTTAGTTACTTTCGGTTAGTTTTATGATACTTTATAGTCACTAGATTAGAATTGCATGACTTCAGATTGACATAAATTTCTTTCACAATGGACTTGCATCTTTCACTTCTAGCGTTTAAATAAAGATTTGGGAAAATAAGTTCTTTATGATtcattgttttctttttcttttttttttttttttttttttaaacgtttCGAAGTAAGTCGCTATATTCCTGCCTGTTAAATTTAAGATATACAAGCCTTTTGTAAAGTAGAAAATGTGAGTGTTCCTCTGAAGAATTTTGATATCATTAGCACTCTACATGACCTCTCTGCGGAAATTTAAGTAGaaatttagttaaaaaaaaaaatggggtttttggTGCCGAAGAGGAACTGATTTTTGTGCCCCCCTGCCAAATGCCAATCTCTTATATTTCCACTGGTAAAAAAGtggaaggctttttttttttttttttgaaattataaagCGGAAGATTTATGATTTATTCgtgagaaaagaataaaaattgtAGCATCGTTTTTGATATATCTAGGTTATTGCTTGCACATTGGAATCGACTTTTTTTTTAACCGTTTGTCAATTTGACTAGCCTTGTTAGTAGTCCCTCTATACTGTTGTATATCATGGTTTTTGCTGGAAAGTAAGTTTTAAGATGATAATTGGTCTTATATGTCATATTAGTGATAGTGGaagaatatatataaaaataatcgTTGAAAAGTTAGGTTGATAGAAAAGCATTAAATCAGATTTTAAAACTTAAACATATTTATGAATTTAAATTTTGGAGAATTGCGAATGTTTTATAAAAATCCCAAGATGGGAAGTATTAGAAGCTGAAACAAAAGGAGTACTATTTTTAGCTAAAGTGATGTTGTAGCCTTAAATGGAAATGAAGTTTAGAACTGTTCATGTTCTGGTAAGTCATCAATGGAATATGGTGCAAATTCTATTGTATATTTTCACAAACTTCATTAACACTTCAGTTGAAATGTTCACCAATACCTTGCCATTTGAATTTTAGGTCAACAGTATTTTTTTTCCTTAGCACACACTTCTGTTACTTTGGTGATATGCCTTTTCAAATTTAACATGGAAGTTGCTTAACTCAATGGATGATATGCTAAACAAATGTTCCAATTGGGGATACGTTTTTGTTTTTTTCCTTCTATATATGTATCTTGTGCCTCTAAAAGCTCTTTGCGTCTTACTGACTAAAACAATCTTTGCATCTTCGGTTTGTCAGATTTGGTGGATAATTGGTGAATAATGGTTTTCAACTCATtttgcaatattttttttttttttttgtttgtttgtagaTAACTATGTCTGCAGTTCGAGAATGGGCAGCTTCTCAGGGTGGTAAACTTTCAGAGGTTCAAGACCTACCTGCCATTGTATTTATAGAGAGTAATTCCTTCCTGCTTTGTGCATTGCATTTGTAACTGCTAAAATTTTCAGGCTGTAGCTGTGAATAACCTGGGGAAGTGGAAAACAGCCACTCAGATGATTGCATTGACCATCCTCCTGCTAACCAGAGACAGCAGGTAACTTTTGCTTTCAGTTTCCTGTATGAGTTTGGAGGAACAAGAAATTCTGATAGAAATCTAATAATGCTTTGACCATGTAATTGTTTTCTGTTTAGTTTATCTGGGGCTGTCACTCTTGTGGGTTCCGGTGTGATCTTGCTATATATATCAGCGTGGCTTGCTGTATGGTCCCTGGTCGTGTATATGAGAAAGATATGGAAAGTGTTATTGATGTAGAAATCATTTTCATCAACTACATATTGGCTCATGCTTCTTGCTGTTGAGTGGTGGATCACCCACAAGCTATACATACTGATGACCGGTGCAAGGGAAAGCTGTCTTCCTGATGCAGGCTGTGTTCAATGTTTGGTTTTCCTTTACATTCTTTAATTTGATTCTTTTAGCCGAGAGATAATGAAGTCTCTCAACAGGAAATAGGATCATTCGACATGGGATCTGCAACATGTAATCTGGATTCTAACTGGAAAATTCATAGTATTATGCAGTAAAGAACTTATTATTGTGTTTGGGTCGGGTTGCACAAGCTTTTATGTTTTTAGTTCGTCTGTTATTCAGCATTGAAAATCTGGTAAAGCATTGAGAATCTGGTAAACCACAGTAAAATTTGTTCAACTACACGACGTACAATCATTCGCTGCAAGGTATTCGTTGTAAAAATAGTTTGGGTGTTGTCATATTTTTGGAAAGGTCATCCAAAATGCTATAGATACTCTTTACCTGTTCATTTCTGCCTCTTTGTTCTCTTTCTCAAATTTGGGAGTGAAGAGACCGCCGCTCTACTCATTGACACAGACATGCAGCACGTATTGAGCGAGCTAGTAATTTGCCATGTTAACTGCGTATGTTATCATCCATGTTGAATTTCATAGCTCAGTTTTACGCGATTCCTGAGAGTAGTTTTGGGGACAGTTGGAGCCATGTTGTGTATAGCCTTTTATTTTTGAAGAAAGAATAATGTAGGGTAAATAAGATaaagaaggatttttttttttttttttttaagaagtaGAGGTTGCCTAAAAATTTCAGCGTCTTTCCAAGCTAAAGGTTCACCCTGTCTTCCATGTGGAGTGTCTAAAGACATGCCATCCAGGCATGAGTCGAAACTTTCGTTTAACACACTCTTATGTTTGGTTGTGCCGCAACGAAGAAACATGAGGACCTAAGCCAGATAAAAATGGTCCTTTATGTTTGAGGTACGTCTAACAATGAGGTACACACGTTGAATTttatgattatgattatatttgaaGACTTCAAATGCTTTATGTTTCTTTGATGACATGTTTCTTGAGTTAAAATTGTACATATGTGTCTTAAATATCTTGCGCTGTCCTATGTGTGAGAGAGAGTATATGCATATTGTATTGTACTTATGTCCCTTCTTGGAGATGTTGCATCTCTGTTGTGGTACGATGTGGTAACCCACTAGACTCTCCCTCACTATTCCAGTTCGATTGGTGAGCCCTATATTGTACTCGGGGGCCGGGGCGTCCTTTCTTTTATCGACTATTGTTACATTTTGGGTATAGCTAGGACTTTATCACCGAAATTCTTGTATTCCTCATGTTATAGTCTCCATAGACCTTGTGGGTGTAATTATGTCCTTTCTGCATTTCTGTTGAAGTCTCATATGACATGTAAGAATAACCATTTTTTCAGTTATAATAATATTTCGTTTTTGCAATTTATGCATTCTTGGAAATGTAAATGTCTCATGGTTCATAATCATGTATTATATTATAGTTAATTAGCAAGTAATGTTAAGTTGGTTCGCTCAGTGGTAAGTTGAAGGCATCGATGTTGGTTAGTCACTCCAGTTTTGAGGCATGATATTCTACTTATCCTTTTGTGCATTTTATGTTGTTAGATCTTTGGGTTTGATGAACCAGAAAATCATTGAAACTGATTGCACCTATGTTATTTAGCTTGGGACAACGTTAACTAATTTCGTGATATAGTCATGAACTCGTCCTATAAAATCATATCGTATGATAGATAAGGAACCAATAGCTATATCTTATCTTTATCAATTTCTACGAATTTCTATCTTATGCCACTCAAGTGACTAATTGTGTAGTCATTATCCTTTTATCACATTTTTTAAATGATGAAAAATGGATCTTTTCATGATCATATGGCTCAGTTTGTTAAGTCTTTCTTCAGTAGTACTTTATAGTGTAGGTTTACCAAGTCTCTATTAAGTCAACGCAATGTTCAGATCCAATTGTCTCCGTTACATAATTAAGGAGTCTTAAGACATTCATTGCATCCTCACCTTTAGGTAAGAACCTAGACTATACCTCATTGTTATATTATTCCAAAAGTAGCTAAAAATTTGTTTATTAGGGAAATCAGTTGCATTTGTTGATTTGAAAGAGGCCTTTAGAAACGTAATTAATTCAAATAATAAAAATATTTGATTGAGTGATTGAAACAATGAATAGAATAATTGACAATAATAGAAGAACTGAATAATAAAAAGGGAAAGTGATTCTTATTCGATTTCCTAGAAACAATGATAAAAATGGCTTGATGAACAAAGTTCGAATAATTGTGTTTTGGAGAGCATAGTAGAGAGTAATTAGTATTCATGCAAAAATAAGATGGAATACAATCAGGGGATAATGAGATTAATACAAGATAGACTCCATCAACTGACAACCCGACGCACGTTTCAACCTTTATTAGCATGGAGATCGTGAAATCCTAATAAGATCTGTTGTGATCCCTCAAACGAGGTGTCTCAGTTACACACGCTTCATTCTCACCAAGGCCAGACGCTTCTGAACAAATCATCTTAGCGCTTACTTACCCTAAGACGGCAGGTCGTATCTGGTTGTAAGCTTCGTTATATTTACTAGAACCTTGAACAAAAAGTGTTTGACTATCCCTCTCTTGACTCGCCACGTATTCAGTCAAATAGCCTTTTTCCGTGTCAATTTTTTACCAATACACTAGGTATACATTATGTCCCCTTCCTTTGGATAGGAGATACAAAACCTCTTTTTACTTTTCTTAATTAAACCAAAAATGTAAGGTATACGTTATGTTCTATAGAAACACGTATAATTAAAAAAAGTTTCTTAATTAATAATCCATTATTTTCATGATTCTTTCGAAATGGACAGATTGTTTCAATTTAAGTACTGCATGGAAAGAAACGTAGTCGTCCAAGTATGCATAGGAAAAGAGTGGACAAGCGGTGCTAATTACTGTTTTAAAATTTTCGTCACCATATGATCACAACGGAAAAGTTCAAGAGATTAAacggtacaatatatatattttttcttttctttgtgttCTTTTGTCTATAACCGAATCCTACCCAAACAAAGAAATTGAGCTACTATAAAAATTTGGTGGGAGtcctttttttctaaaaaaataaaataaaaaataattaaccaTCATAATGGCGCTGTCATTCATCTGAACAATAATGatgaaaagaagaagaataaattataacaaaaaattaaaaaataatgttCTCAATTCCTCCATCACATCTCTTCCGAATGAGTTGCTCTCTGAAGTTGTTGCAAGGGTTGCTTCCTCTTCTTTTATGGATTATATCAATGCCAAGCTTAGGTTTGTATTTCTTCATATTATTGATGCATGCATGTTGCATTAtatctttttattttcttattaattTATAATTTGTtttgacgtatatgcattgatttgtTTTAGTTGTAAAATCTTCAATGGAGTTTCGGACGATCGATATGTTTATCGTCACATATCATTAGAGGAATTCCCAACAGGAGGATCTTCATGGAAGAGAGACAAtgaagagagagaaaataaacTTTCTTTGTTCATGAGGACATGTGGGGAGTGCGGGAATGCAGAAGCCTTATACCAAAAAGGCGTGGTAAGTATTCTCTTCATATTATCTCTCTCAATTtagtgtcattttttttttagtttaatctCTTTAAATAAGAATTTCTAAttagtttttaattttgttttatcATGAGATGATTTATAATTATACAAATAATGTCTATGACTTATTTAAGATTAAGTTTAAAAAGAATTCTTTCTTTCTTAGACTAAGATTTTTCTTTCTTTACACTATGTGTCCAGTCAAACACTgatacataaattgagacggaaatAATAATTCATTCAAGTTCTTTTAATTTCTTTGGTCCAATAGTCATGGTGAATGAATGCTTGTATTTTTACGTTGAGTTTCGCATGGCACATATGGTTCGTCTCCTAGTGAAAAAAGAAAACAGACCGAGCCAGAGAGGGATAAAATTGTTACCTGACTTGTAAGAAGTTGGTGCCGATGCATGCAAAGAAATTAAAATTAGAAGAGAAGTCATGATCTAATTCCTCTTTTTTCTTTATATCCAGAGTAGATCAGAATTTAACATGCAAAACTGCCGTGTACTCAAGTTCATGACATTATTGTACTAATTTTTCCTGCTCCATTTATTTGCGAAGGGAAAAAAAGTATATGCACTGCACCCAAGAAGTTTCATACTCGTTGTGCCTTACAGTCATCTCCTTAAATTCGATTTCCAATTAAAAGGGCTTTTTAGTTATAAAATACATATTTATCTTAAATTAGTTGTATGAGACTCCTTTCTGTGAAACAAAAACTGGACTTAAAATTTGTGGACCCAAAAGGGTAAGATGTGAAACCAAAGGAGCCTCACACAACTAGTGCCGATATACATTATTGTGATAACATATATATtcttcttttgaatatttttaagtatatatataaaaaaaaaaaatcggtcaTTTCAGGTTGATTTCTTTAGGAAAGAAAGGCCAGAATATGCAATGAAATATCTTGTCAAAGCTGCAGAGACAGGACACCTTGGAGCACAATACATAATAAGTCTAATACAAGTCATCATGGGAGATGAAGAATTAAAGCAAAAGGCCATTGCTTCAATTGGCACAATGAAAGCAACCAAGCCATTGAGGAGAGCGTTAGGAGAGTGCAGAAAAAACTTGGCTCACATATTGAGAAGTATTTGGGTACTTAATCCTATGGTTTTAGGACAAAATCCACCTTGTTGCTCACTTCATTATAAGCGCTCTTACAAGAATAAGTGGCGTCAATGGCCTTCTTTTGATGATGAAGACGATGATGATGCGGATTTTTGTTGTTATGCTTGTAGTTGTGATGAAGAAGTTGCACACCTCCTTAACATTCTGCCATAATAGTAGTggtattttttatataaatatctTTCCTTTACATTTACCAAATGTACGGCTCATTGAAATATATCTCTAATTAAAGTTGTTTTATTCATGTAAGTGGAGATATAATTGACTGATTGGCTCACAACATAGAGGTTTTCTCATTATAaatggaaaaaaagaaagaatttaTATGTGATTCCAGTGAAATGTCAAAAGAAGCAGGGACGTTCAATGAATATTGGAGAAACAAAAAATTAGATTGGACGGAAGAATTAGGTTGAAAGAAATGAGATAGAGATACCATTGTAACGTCAATGAATCGAGCTTAGAAGATTATAACAAAATAAAGAAATCGTAGAACATATATTTCCGTCCATACTACATTGTATTTTGTGGAGCTATTCAGAGGCAGGATTAATCTTAACCCTCTAAAGTTTAACTCATGCCTATTTTAATATTCTTTTTCTACTTTTTCCTTGCTccatcgattttttttttaaattgcgttttttttttctttcactttgcaattttctactttattttaaaattcttgtttttttctttcgAATTAGTACCCCTTCAATCATATATTATCTTTGAAAATCGTCAAGGTTCTTTAATGGGAAGAAAATATATGATTTATGAaatgagagagaaagagaaaataataataataggaaTGTAAATGTAATCCTTACTTTTTTCGAAAAAAAAAGGTAGAATAAAAGAGATACTATTTACTATTTTGTTTAACTATACTACATTTGTTATAAAATATGCTAGTATTAAAATAATCCAAAAATTATGATATTAATATAAACCTTTGTTTATAAGAGGCCTACAATGTAAaatacatttttttgcgcggattgccctttaatttttgtccttcgtctAATACCTCGAGATTTGGGGTTCAAACACCggttcagtcaaaaaaaaaaaaaaaaaaaacttcgcAAGCCAGAGCTTTGCAAAATTCTAGCtgagtaagaatttttttttccttaatgcaaacctctaccttaaggtagagttttgccttatacctgaaggcaaaactctgccttaaggtagagtttgcttTATGCTTTTGAAGGCAACACTCTGCCttaagtagagtttgcagtcaaactctgccttaaggtaaagTTTGAGACTCTACCTGATAAGGTAAACTCtgccttgctttttttttttttttttttaaatttttgactgaatgtgggttcgaacccgaaaGCCAAGAGCTttatgcgaagggcaaaaattaaagaccagcaatttgagcggaaaaaaattaaagaccacccccaaataaggcaatcgtgcaaattgccctgtaaaataagtgtttttttttttttttgcgtggagTGCCCTTCTAACGCGccggtctttaatatttgccccttGTTTATGCTGTCTTTAAGTTTTTCCCCTGCCGCGAGTTTTAATGAAAATTTTCTGATGAAATTACCCTTACCTCATTAAAACCCTTTCTATTTcgttattttcagttttttttttgtcttagttTCTTCTCTCTTTGTTCTCTCTTATCTGTACGaaaatttaggtacgaatttggatcttttgctcgtttcaatattcGTAGTTGTTAATATTATTGTTTGTTGAATTGATTTTTTTGTCTTCGTAGTTATTTGTATTTAATTGATCCCTTTTGATTTTAAACTACCTTTTTACGTGTTTTGTCAAAAtttctgtatgattttttgactGTTAGTTCGTTTTCTCATGTTATGTTGGTTTTTTGAATTTTGTATTATGTTGTTGCTATGTTTTTGTGGAATTTGATATGTGTTTTCTGTTTCTATGTGTTGAATCTTGTAAGTTTTACCTGTGAACACCATTTTTagatttttggtg from Lycium barbarum isolate Lr01 chromosome 10, ASM1917538v2, whole genome shotgun sequence includes:
- the LOC132613629 gene encoding CDP-diacylglycerol--glycerol-3-phosphate 3-phosphatidyltransferase 2-like; translation: MPCATLKLNAISSIYYSHNRKPYKLFRSFTSFTGTTTTTSNSTAVSVSTHRRRRCWWWRTSVPVSGDFRKGGYANFGVRSISSSSTTNTTQMGLTPDHKEDDLRREKQSLSQSPPSKSEKLLTLPTILTIGRVAAVPLLVSTFYVDSWWGPTATTAVFIAAAVTDWLDGYLARKMNLGTAFGAFLDPVADKLMVAATLVLLCTKPLESSVFGQLPWLLTVPSIAIIGREITMSAVREWAASQGGKLSEAVAVNNLGKWKTATQMIALTILLLTRDSSLSGAVTLVGSGVILLYISAWLAVWSLVVYMRKIWKVLLM
- the LOC132613003 gene encoding F-box protein At2g35280-like → MMKRRRINYNKKLKNNVLNSSITSLPNELLSEVVARVASSSFMDYINAKLSCKIFNGVSDDRYVYRHISLEEFPTGGSSWKRDNEERENKLSLFMRTCGECGNAEALYQKGVVDFFRKERPEYAMKYLVKAAETGHLGAQYIISLIQVIMGDEELKQKAIASIGTMKATKPLRRALGECRKNLAHILRSIWVLNPMVLGQNPPCCSLHYKRSYKNKWRQWPSFDDEDDDDADFCCYACSCDEEVAHLLNILP